The stretch of DNA TTGTCGCACTTGTACGGCGTGTACTTAGTCCTGGAGCCCCTAAGGCCGGCTATGTGCTCAACCTGGTACCTGGCCAAGTCCTCCCTGTAGTCGGGCGACGCCTTGAAGACCTCGAGCGTCTCGTCAACCGAGAAGCCGATGGATAGGAGGAAGGACGCGAGCGCGAACCGCGCACTGTGCGTCAAGTTCTTCCCGCTCTGTATCTCCTCCAGGAGTGCCCTTATGCATGGCGGGAACACGGACGCGTCCCCCTTCCTGTACCCAGCCCTCGCGTACGCGAGAACCTCGCTCCTCGCCTCAGCCCACCTGCGCGAGACCTCCTCGACGGCTGCGTAGAGCCTCTCGGGGACAGCGGAGGGATCCACGCCGGCCGAGTCGACGAGCCTCGCCACATGCTTCTTCACGCCGGTCTGGAGAAGCCTCGCGAACTCCCGCCACGTGACCCACACGTAGCCCCCCGACACCTGCCTATTGACGAGCTTCCAGGGGCCCGTGAACTCGGGCTGCGCGTACACGTAGTCCTTGAAGTGCACGCTCACGCCTCCTCCCTCAACCCTGAAGCTCCAGCCGAACACCGTCGCCAGGTAGAGCAGGAGCTCCGGCCTCTTGGAGGAGTCGCGTTCAATGCTCTCGAAGACCCTCTTCGAGAACGCCACGGCAAACTTCTCGGTGAGAGCCCTGTCGCCGACCTGAGAGAGGATGAGCAAGGCGGTCGTGAACACGGAGACCTCCAGCCTGTAGTCATCGCTGGGCGGTGGGTAGGCGCCGCTCTCGATGACCGTCAGGACCCTGCTTTTGGCAGCCTCTAGGATCTCGAGCCCGAGCGGGGTCTCGCCCAGCTCCTCGAGCGTTAAGCCGAGCTCCTGGACTACCCTGAGGGCCTCCGGGAGAAAGGGATACCACCTGTAGTCGTCTGTGCTTAGCGCTACGCGAAGCGCCTCCGGCATTGTCGCGAGCCTACTCCATTCGCGGGGCTAGCAGGTACTTCAGCGTCCCCCCGCCGGCTATGTCGAAGGTCATCTCGAGGGGCATGTTCGTCGCGAACTTCAGGGTCATGATGTCGCTGACCCTGTAGGCCTTCGAGACTATCTTCTCAAGGAAGTCTATCCCGTAGCTCGCCTCAGCCTGCTCCTTGACGTCGATCTCGAGCAGGCTCCCCGCCTCGATCGTGAACTTCGACTCGATCTCGCCCTTATCGCTGCGGGCCGAGACGTAGAGAGTCTCGTCCTCGGCCTTCAGCCGCACAGACTCGGACACGAGAGAGGCGTCCTTGAGGGCGTCGCGGAAGGTGTCGCTGAGCATCTTAGCCGCCACCGTGAAGTTCAGCTTAGGAGTCGGCAGCTCCTGGCCCGCGATGTCGAGCAGCGGGAACCTGAACCTCCTCTCAGCCCTGCCTTGAAGGATTATCGTCAGCCTCCCGCCACCCACCTCGAAGATGAGCTTGTCGTCCGACTTAGCCCTCTTCAGAACCTTGTTCACATCGTCCAGCACAACGCCTATCTTCGTCTCCGCCTCGACGGAGTACTCCTCGAAGAGGCCTGCAGGCATGTAGAGGTCCACCATGGCGATCCTCCCGGGGTCTAGCGCCCTCAGCGTCAAGCCCTCAGGGGTGGCGACGAAGTTCGCCTCATCCACGATCGTTGCGAGGCTCTCGATAATGTACCTCCACTCCCTAGCGTCAGGGAACGTGAACCTGACCATTTCCGAGCACCGCTATATCGTGCAAAAACCCTAATAATTAAGTTATCACTTAACTACTAAGCGTACTCCCTGTAAACTTTGCGGCACTTCGTGCAGATGTAGAACCTCGTCGCGGGCTCGTCACCGGCCCTAGTCTGAACCTCGTATACATACGCCTTGTCGTTGCCGCAGTTCTCGCACTTGAACTGAACCACTGGGAGCGTGGCGACGTCTACGTCGAAAACCACTACCTTATCCAGCGGGTGCCGCTCAATCTTCTCCTCGACCCTGTAAGCCCTCCCAGGGTTCGCGGGCTCCTTCACGTAGCCGCAGCTCTGGCACTTCAAAACCTTCTTGCCGTTCACCACCGCTGGTACCATCAGGCCCCCGCACTTAGGGCAAAATTCCATAGCGACGCCTAGAGGGCTATCCACCCACGGGGCTCTATAAATCTTTCGTAATGTTTTACGTGCCTCCACTCTCAGCGTTAACGTGAAGAGCGGACAAACACCGAAAAACCGAGGAGTTAGCGGCGCTGCGCCTCCCGCCTATCCCCGCAGGGGAGCGGCGGTTGCCGTGTCTTTGGCGCGAAGAAGTTGCGGAGCGTAGGGGCGAAGCCCGCCACACACCAGCTAAGGGGGACTACAACGAAGAAAGCTTTAAATTAGCCACGTGGTGTTGTAGGGGAAGGTGTCGCTGGGATGAAGGTTCCCAACGTGATTAGAACCTACTGCCCGCGTTGCAAGACGCACACGGAGCACGAGGTCACGCTCTACAAGGCTGGAAAGAGGAGGACGCTAGCCGAGGGGCAGCGGAGGTACCTCAGGAAGCAGAAGGGCTACGGGTCCAAGAGGAAGCCCGAGCAGAAGCGTACAGCCAAGGTCACCAAGAAGCAGGTCTTGAAGCTCAAGTGCAAGGTCTGCGGCTACACGATCCACAAGGAGGGCATCAGGCTCAAGAAGCTCGAGATAGTCGAGAAGGTGAAGTAGCATGGTCGACGTCGAGAAGCTCATCCCAAGGCCCAGAAGCAGGTTCGTGAAAGTCAGGTGCCCCGACTGCGGGAACACGCAGATCGTCTTCAGCCATTCCTCCCTCGAGGCGAAGTGCCTCAAGTGCGGCCGCGCCCTCGTCCAGCCCACAGGCGGCAAGGCGCTGATACTGGCGGAGATACTCGAGTTCCTCTCCTAAG from Infirmifilum sp. NZ encodes:
- a CDS encoding DNA primase large subunit PriL; this encodes MPEALRVALSTDDYRWYPFLPEALRVVQELGLTLEELGETPLGLEILEAAKSRVLTVIESGAYPPPSDDYRLEVSVFTTALLILSQVGDRALTEKFAVAFSKRVFESIERDSSKRPELLLYLATVFGWSFRVEGGGVSVHFKDYVYAQPEFTGPWKLVNRQVSGGYVWVTWREFARLLQTGVKKHVARLVDSAGVDPSAVPERLYAAVEEVSRRWAEARSEVLAYARAGYRKGDASVFPPCIRALLEEIQSGKNLTHSARFALASFLLSIGFSVDETLEVFKASPDYREDLARYQVEHIAGLRGSRTKYTPYKCDNMRSLGLCRWSCQGVKHPLQFFYRAVRGRPPRVT
- the pcn gene encoding proliferating cell nuclear antigen (pcna), whose product is MVRFTFPDAREWRYIIESLATIVDEANFVATPEGLTLRALDPGRIAMVDLYMPAGLFEEYSVEAETKIGVVLDDVNKVLKRAKSDDKLIFEVGGGRLTIILQGRAERRFRFPLLDIAGQELPTPKLNFTVAAKMLSDTFRDALKDASLVSESVRLKAEDETLYVSARSDKGEIESKFTIEAGSLLEIDVKEQAEASYGIDFLEKIVSKAYRVSDIMTLKFATNMPLEMTFDIAGGGTLKYLLAPRME
- a CDS encoding transcription factor S, with the translated sequence MEFCPKCGGLMVPAVVNGKKVLKCQSCGYVKEPANPGRAYRVEEKIERHPLDKVVVFDVDVATLPVVQFKCENCGNDKAYVYEVQTRAGDEPATRFYICTKCRKVYREYA
- a CDS encoding 30S ribosomal protein S27e, coding for MVDVEKLIPRPRSRFVKVRCPDCGNTQIVFSHSSLEAKCLKCGRALVQPTGGKALILAEILEFLS
- a CDS encoding 50S ribosomal protein L44e, which codes for MKVPNVIRTYCPRCKTHTEHEVTLYKAGKRRTLAEGQRRYLRKQKGYGSKRKPEQKRTAKVTKKQVLKLKCKVCGYTIHKEGIRLKKLEIVEKVK